The genomic window caccccccccgctcagagaggagtctgagcgagtcactgtcccccgcccaccccccctacggggccgggtcggctgtgggagatgataacggggcaaaagcgttgtctgatgtgcacgctttccctgtcgtgaaatcggatgagaATTTTAGTCcgcaggtgaaccaggctgctgacctaagagagctgctgcctgaagatgcaactttgcccgagccagttcagggacctgtggttttggttccacagcatcatagccatgatgacccatcatgggcagtcccgcttcccttatcaagggacgtggcagaagataatataagcttcactgaggcaattcaatggatcagtgcagaatttgagaatctaatctttccttatgtaataagaggtcttgcaacaatgatgcttgaacctcaacaggtttttacctttgaaagaaattggaaattcctagctggacaaatggctgtcgaaaatagccacctgcctcgagatgatcccttgtttggggtcggagttgacctacttatggggaggagtcaatatgcttgccctgatgtgcaagctggcctttctttcattgttttagattcgtgcagatacatagggatatctgcattgataaaaaccaagttatccttctccccaaaggaagacttcttagacatagcacagaagccagaggaagcttttaatgaatttatatcgcgtctgatgcaattttttaaagacgagagtcgAGGATgtaactttgacaatgataattttggagcaattagcaagaagccatgctaattctgcttgccagaggcttctggaaaccattccagagacttctactctcctggagatggtccagacctgtgcagttctaaacacctgtgattctatggtgatgaccccaacggctgcttcacagccggcagaaaagaggcagaatgatggacatgagacacaggcagatattcagcctagtggagaacaggaaaaggaggcacagaaagtgactcccttgtttttctgcgcacaaggtgtgggtccagaccatactgcagaaacatgcgaggcagtgggtcatgctgagcccacgccaagcccgaaaactcggaggcgaagaaaaagacgaagacgtcagggggacgaaacagtttcccaagctctagaacaagagcaaaattctctggctggtgtacagccatcatctcaagtgtaggaagtgttgatgttgccacatagctatggtcagttttccttggaccttgcagtgggtttctacgtccacatcctatgttgcatgcattctttgagaaaaagtcaattgctcaatttgtgttttctaagttctctatcctcaggttctgggatctttgccatggaggtggccgctgaaagtctgctgagctgcctcaggtgcattggactgatcctgtttgatcctgaaaccttgtgcatcctgtgccaccctagtgccacccatcacagaagcctcttcgagatctgattaacatggacacggactggcatcctctcctttcctatatggcctccatagagactttggatcctgtggagctgctggacaaggactgactgaagcagtgtgatgctgtgagagccagcggactgttaatcatggactcagaggaattgtttgctacggctcagttttatgtatggtagccattgtgacctctgtggggaaagtgcacgttgtttgggggttgtggttttgggacagaacttttggggttcagaattttcaattgagtggttaaatctttcttggaatgctcctgccttttgcaccgtatattcccttgtatcttataaaaatttaaaaatatgagggtgttggttgaattatgttagactatgctcgagatattttgagcaagttattgcaaggggttcagggtgaaaccctgggtagcaaaggcagaatcagaccaacatgtagccctcacaccgtcacctaaatgaaggtcggtgaactttatacaggtttttttttctttcttttttcctgtcatagaattgttcatttttctttttttgttttctttttaatatacttaaaagggtgagatgttgccatgaattttcctggtttgctaagcgttcatattaaaggagaaacgtgcagtttctcacgctggtgaattgtaaacacaggaccatgttttgtaaatattggcaatgttatgaatactttctccaagacaaggggaggttgaatgacagcctcctggaccaatgtgacaggagaggtggcgatacccttctccaatccatggtcaccttgccacagatatataatggaaaaataaactaagggcagggtcttctgccctgctgctgttgatgcacccagatctgtgtccccagtctgtgttcctggttgggcctccacggtgatactgCCATGCACATGATTGTGGGGGAGCACATGGGGCAGAGGCCGTAGCAAGGGATGGCACTGAGGATGCTGGGGAGGTCCCGGACACATCAAATTCAGGGCACTGCAAGCAGGGCTGAAGctcaggctgcagtgctgcaggagtctCATGGATTGTGAAGGCCAAGGAGGAAGGCAAAGAGGTTCTAGCTCGAGGGCTAGGCATACAGGAGAGTCACTGGGTGACAAACTAATGACTGGAGGGCTGGGAAGAGATGAGGCACTTCCAGTCAGCAGGAACATTAAATATGCAAAAGAATGCCTCAGAGTGACATGATCGGACTCCTTGTGATCCCTTCTGCTCAGGTTCATGTCTTCTTATCCACTCTGAAAATTCTTTGCCCCAGGAATCTCACATACCAGCACTCAGAAAAATTAACTGTCAGGGAATAGGAATGACGTAAGCCAGGAAATGCAAAGTCATtgtagaggggaaaaaacaactcATGCCATGCCATTCCCAGAGATCTTTCCGTTCATTTGGGATCATGCAGGAATATTGTCACCTGTGCAGCATGGACTGTGGGCCCTGAGGCACTGTGGGGCCAGCATAAAAGGCAGCCACACTGGTGGCTCTCTCAACCATTTCTGTCACCTCCTTCTCCTTGGGAACCAGGTGAGTTGCAAGTCCCTTTCTCCTCCACACTCTCTGGGACGGCATTGATCTTTCCAGCCCTTGTTcctgctccttgttcttgtggGAGTGTTCTGCACTGGTGGTGGTGTGGGCACAGGGGAGACCGTGTGCTGTGGCCAGAGGCTGAGGTTGGGCTGAGGTGCTGATTTGGATGCAGCTTAGGCAGGAGCACggctgggcctggctgagctcagAGGGGCCGTGCTGAGCTAAGGCAAAGGCTCCGCAGTttggggctgcagagcctggagctgtgcaggcagcaagGCCTTGTCTTGCTGGGAGGGCCTTGTCTTGCTGGGAGTGCCTTGCGGGCTGTGTCTGAGGTGTGCGTGTGCTCTgcttcctccctgccctctgtgccaggtgcAGCGCCAGGCCCCAGCCATGTCCTGCGCGGAGAAGTGCCAGCAGTGCCGGCCCTGCGAGCCTTGCTGCCAGTcctgcggcccctgcccgctggccagcagctgcaatgagtgctgtgtcaggcagtgccagagctcccaCGTCGTCATCGAGCcgcctgctgtgctggtgacctTCCCCGgccccatcctcagctcctccccacaGAACACTGCCgtgggatcctccacctctgctgctgttggcaacatcctcagctgtgagggagtgcccatcagctctgggggcttTGACATCTCCTGCATCACCAACTGCTATGGTGGCAGCAGTTGTTGTCGTCCGTGCTAAAGATGCTGTGGCCAACATCCTCCGGCAAGATCCTCCAAGACCTCAGAACATGGTGCTGGAATGAAGTCAGAACTGGAAGACAGTGGATTTAGAGCTTTGGACTGctgtttccttcttctcctgctctctttattctcttcccttcctttcctgtcACCCACCACTCATTGCCAGGTCCTTGTGGGACCTGTTGGCCTTTATTCCTCTGCAGGCCAAGAGACACACACTCCAGCTGCATCTTCGTGGCTGCCCTCTGGTGCTCCCTGTGAtcatcctccttttcttctcttgacTCAATAAAGTTCCTTTTGCATTCCGACCTGGGCTTCTATGTTCTCCTTCTTTCTGGCACAACTCTTCGAGTTTGCTCATTGGAAAAAGGCCAGAGAAAGCAGAGGGTTTCAATCCCCGCAACATTCTTTTGTGCTATTTATGTTGTTCCCTTTCCATTGGAGCTGAGAGAGATGTCCTTCTGTCTGAGTGTGGTGACACATTGCAATAACATGCCCAGAATATTTCTGGAAGCCTCAAACCTGGAAGCTTGCAAGAGCAGGTTGGACAGAGGTTTGAGAAAGCTCCGTCAGTGCGTTGCATTAGCGCCCATCTGTTGAGGGCAGATGGAGTGGAAAGAAATGGTCTTCAAGTTGCCTTCCAGCCCAACCCATTTCCAATGAAATCTGCTTTCACAGAGGCATCAGCAGTGTGACAAATGAGCTCAGTGTTCAGCAGGGCTGAATCCCCCTTGGACTCAGTTGGGGCTGACTCAGTCAGATGTGCCAGGAGGCACTCTACCCTTCTCACAGAGCCCATTCCTGCAGCTATATTTACAAAGTTGGCCTTTGTGAGCAACCACAACACGAGAGGAAGCCCTTCTTCCTGGGAAGTGGCCAGCCACCACTTCCTGAGGGAAGTAGGCCatgaattcttttcttttccagtgtaCTTGTGCATGCATAAACTTGCGCTCTTTGTTTAGCACGGTGCCTTCTATCAGGATTGAAGCTCTTCTCTGTCTGATTTTATCTTGTCTTCCCATCAGAGAAAGGGGAATGATAGAACAGCTTGCTGGGCACCATTCATCCTGCCAGGGTCCACAGACCACAGCCCAGGTAatccagcccagggcaggagcggGAACCAGCTGGAGAAGCAGGCATGGGCTGTTGACCAAAGGGAGATGTATTAGAGGGGAAGCAAGACCACAAGGAATACCTTATGTCCCCAACCCATTCCCAAAATGG from Prinia subflava isolate CZ2003 ecotype Zambia unplaced genomic scaffold, Cam_Psub_1.2 scaffold_98_NEW, whole genome shotgun sequence includes these protein-coding regions:
- the LOC134546492 gene encoding feather keratin Cos2-2-like, with the protein product MSCAEKCQQCRPCEPCCQSCGPCPLASSCNECCVRQCQSSHVVIEPPAVLVTFPGPILSSSPQNTAVGSSTSAAVGNILSCEGVPISSGGFDISCITNCYGGSSCCRPC